Genomic window (Halarcobacter mediterraneus):
AGCATTGCCTTTGAAACTATCTTTATCTTCAATAATCTCAATATCTCCTAATAACTCTTTATATGTAACTATTTCACATGAAGGAAGAAGTGTTTTAAACTCTTCAATTTTTCCTTTATTTCCACTAGCTAAAACAATTTTCATAAAATTCCTTTATT
Coding sequences:
- a CDS encoding non-canonical purine NTP pyrophosphatase, giving the protein MKIVLASGNKGKIEEFKTLLPSCEIVTYKELLGDIEIIEDKDSFKGNA